The sequence TTGCGGGTATCGCTGAAGGTTGTGTGCAATCTGGTTGTTCACTAATCGGTGGCGAAACAGCAGAAATGCCGGGCATGTATGAAGGCGACGATTACGATGTTGCTGGCTTCTGTGTAGGTGTTGTTGAAAAAGAAGACATCATTGATGGCACTAAAGTCGCTGCTGGTGATGCACTTATCGCTGTAGGTTCAAGTGGCCCACACTCAAACGGCTACTCACTAGTTCGTAAAATCCTTGAAGTGTCTAAAGCGGATCTAAACCAAGATCTAGAAGGCAAACCTCTAGGCGAACACCTACTAGAACCAACAAAAATCTACATCAAATCAGCACTTAAAATGATTGAGAAGCACGATATCCATGCTATCTCTCATATTACTGGTGGCGGTTTCTGGGAAAACATCCCACGCGTTCTACCTGAAGGCACTAAAGCAGTTATCGATGGTAACAGCTGGAACTGGCCAACTATCTTCAACTGGCTACAAGAAAACGGCAACGTTGACACTCGCGAAATGTATCGTACATTTAACTGTGGTGTTGGCCTAATCGTTGCTTTGCCTCAAGATCAAGCTGAGCAAGCTGTTGAACTTCTTAAAGAAGAAGGTGAAAACGCTTGGGTTATTGGTCAAATTGCACAAGCAAATGGCGAAGAAGAGCAAGTAGAGATCAAATAATAATGACTAAAATTGTCGTCTTAATTTCAGGGAATGGAAGTAATTTACAAGCTATCATTGATGCTTGTATTAAGGGCGACATTGACGGTCAAGTCAGTGCGGTTATCAGTAACCGCGCTGATGCATTTGGTTTACAGCGAGCACAGAAAGCCAATATCCCTACCCATGTAAAATCGCACACCGACTTCTCCGACCGAGAATCCTTTGATCAAGCGGTGATGAGCATTATTGATGACTATCAGCCAGATATCATAGTGCTAGCAGGTTACATGCGTATTCTTACCGACGGTTTTGTGAATCATTACCTAGGTAAAATGATCAACATCCACCCTTCTTTATTGCCTAAATATCCAGGTTTACACACCCACCAGCGCGCGATTGAAGCTGGAGACAATGAACACGGCAGTAGCGTACACTTTGTCACACCAGAGCTAGATAGCGGCCCTATCATAGAGCAAGCGAAAGTTGTGATTGAAGCGCACGATTGTCCGCAATCACTATTGGCTAAAGTGCAAAAAGCAGAGCATATTCTTTACCCTAAAGTGGTGCAAGATATCATTGCAGGTCGCGTAGTTTGGCAAGGTATGAAGCAAAAGGCTTAATCAAAGCCACGGCACAAAGCGCCTTTATTCGCCTTATTAATATTCAATCTTCGAGTATTTTGCTCACTTCATTTTTAATCGAACGATCACAGATAAAAAATATTCCCTACTTTGTCTCTCTATTGCATATGGTAGAGAATTTATCATCAGCATAAAATCTTGGTTTTCATCTGACTGGGGTTGATATGCGCACGCAATGGCTGATGCTTGTTTTTGTCTTTATTACACTAGGAGCTCACGCAGCACCTTCATCTGTAAATCAAGAAAGTCCCTATATCATCAATGGTGTTAATGCCAGTGTGACTAGCTACCCCTCTTTTGTGAGCCTCTATTACAATCCACCGGAATCAACAGACCGTTATTACTCCTATTGTGGTGGCGTATTGATTGCTCCGCAGTATGTACTCACCGCCGCTCATTGCATTTACAACAACCACTTAGCTCAACTGTACACCTCGGTGGTGTTTTTAGCGCAAGATGAACTCATCAACCATCCAACTATTGCTGGCTTTAGTCGACGCGTTTCCGATATTTACTATCGAAATGACTACAACGATGACCTCAGTGCCAGAATGCCCAATGATATTGCAATACTGAAATTAAATGCCCCAAGACAAGTAGGTGAAGCCGTAGATTGGGCGATGGATGAATCTTATCGACACGATAGCAATGCGCAATTTACAGCGGTAGGCCATGGTACAACCAACGATGACAATTTAGGTAACCATGCACTGCAAAAGGTTGGGCTTACCTTAGTCGATAATGAAAAATGTCGACAAGAATTTGGCGATGGCATTACCCAATCGCACTTATGTTTTGATGGCGAATACAACCCTGTCACCCAATTAAAAAATTCCACCTGTAATGGTGACTCAGGTGGCCCGCTGTATTGGACGCACAATGGCCGCAATATCCTAGTTGGCATAACCAGTTTTGGTCCAACTGTCTGTGGCACGCCTTTGCGTAGCCTCACCTCGGTATTTACTGAAGTCGCCGATTATAACTTCTGGATTACTGATGTGCTCAACAACCAAATTGACCCAGAGATCACCACTCACCTACGCATTAGCGAGGAAAATCGACAATCTGGCATTGTTGAAACGGTAAATCATAACGTTGAGACGGTGACTGTTGAGGAGAAAGAACCAACGCATATTAGTGAGCCAGTAACGGTGGATTCAAGCAGTAATTCAAAAAGAAGTGGCGGTACGATGGGAATGTGGTGCTTGTTGCTAATGGGGTTGTTGGTTGCTCAACGAAGAGCAACCAATAATATCAGCTCTAAAGCGCTTCAGTAGGTGCTTGACTACGCGGTTTTGCTTCTGCATGGGCAACATCAGATAAAGCCTGCACATTGCTGTCAATCACTTCACCGAACTGAAATAAGGTAAATTCACCCGGCTTAAGTCGGTGCCATACCTCATCTTGTGTCAGCGGTTGTGTGGCGATAACGGAAACAACATCGTTGGGTGTTGTTTCTTCTTGGAAGTTAATCGTCACATCTTCATCAATCAACCTTGCCTTGCCAAACGGGGCTCGGCGAGTAATGTAATAAAGGTGGTTGGTACAGTAAGCAAGTACGTACTCACCATCTGAAAGCAGCATA is a genomic window of Vibrio neonatus containing:
- the purN gene encoding phosphoribosylglycinamide formyltransferase → MTKIVVLISGNGSNLQAIIDACIKGDIDGQVSAVISNRADAFGLQRAQKANIPTHVKSHTDFSDRESFDQAVMSIIDDYQPDIIVLAGYMRILTDGFVNHYLGKMINIHPSLLPKYPGLHTHQRAIEAGDNEHGSSVHFVTPELDSGPIIEQAKVVIEAHDCPQSLLAKVQKAEHILYPKVVQDIIAGRVVWQGMKQKA
- a CDS encoding S1 family peptidase, translated to MRTQWLMLVFVFITLGAHAAPSSVNQESPYIINGVNASVTSYPSFVSLYYNPPESTDRYYSYCGGVLIAPQYVLTAAHCIYNNHLAQLYTSVVFLAQDELINHPTIAGFSRRVSDIYYRNDYNDDLSARMPNDIAILKLNAPRQVGEAVDWAMDESYRHDSNAQFTAVGHGTTNDDNLGNHALQKVGLTLVDNEKCRQEFGDGITQSHLCFDGEYNPVTQLKNSTCNGDSGGPLYWTHNGRNILVGITSFGPTVCGTPLRSLTSVFTEVADYNFWITDVLNNQIDPEITTHLRISEENRQSGIVETVNHNVETVTVEEKEPTHISEPVTVDSSSNSKRSGGTMGMWCLLLMGLLVAQRRATNNISSKALQ
- the purM gene encoding phosphoribosylformylglycinamidine cyclo-ligase; its protein translation is MSSNKASLSYKDAGVDIDAGNALVDKIKGAVKRTRRPEVMGGIGGFGALCELPTKYKQPVLVSGTDGVGTKLRLALDMKKHDTIGVDLVAMCVNDLIVQGAEPLFFLDYYATGKLDIDTAADVVAGIAEGCVQSGCSLIGGETAEMPGMYEGDDYDVAGFCVGVVEKEDIIDGTKVAAGDALIAVGSSGPHSNGYSLVRKILEVSKADLNQDLEGKPLGEHLLEPTKIYIKSALKMIEKHDIHAISHITGGGFWENIPRVLPEGTKAVIDGNSWNWPTIFNWLQENGNVDTREMYRTFNCGVGLIVALPQDQAEQAVELLKEEGENAWVIGQIAQANGEEEQVEIK